In Alkalihalobacillus sp. FSL W8-0930, a single window of DNA contains:
- a CDS encoding alpha-D-ribose 1-methylphosphonate 5-phosphate C-P-lyase PhnJ encodes MNTEHHFAFFDEGSKKEIRRALLKAVAIPGFQVPFSSREMPIARGWGTGGLQITLSLIGKTDSLKVIDQGSDESVNAVSIKRLVQQTTGVEVTDATAEATLIQSRHRIPEVPLTADQLLVLQVPTPEPLRDVEASEAKTRVLHSEEDYSGAWLQLFEQVMKYGRTATGADHPVFVHNRYVMAPSPIPRFDNAKLHQSEALILFGAGREKKIYAVPPYTDVRSLAFEDYPFTTESFDGKCCKLCGADDVFLDEIYDEVTGVTDYQCNDTSYCIEQLNAQTSQKGEVEHA; translated from the coding sequence GTGAACACAGAGCACCATTTTGCATTTTTTGATGAAGGATCGAAAAAGGAAATTAGGCGGGCATTACTTAAAGCGGTGGCAATTCCCGGGTTTCAGGTACCATTCTCATCCAGAGAAATGCCGATTGCACGCGGCTGGGGAACAGGTGGATTGCAGATTACGTTGTCACTCATCGGTAAAACGGACAGCCTTAAGGTGATCGACCAAGGCTCGGATGAATCGGTGAACGCGGTCAGCATTAAACGGCTAGTCCAGCAAACAACAGGTGTGGAGGTCACGGATGCAACGGCCGAGGCGACACTCATCCAGTCAAGACACCGAATTCCCGAGGTTCCACTCACGGCAGATCAGCTACTTGTTTTACAGGTGCCAACACCTGAGCCGCTCCGGGACGTGGAAGCGAGTGAGGCGAAAACGAGAGTTCTACACTCAGAAGAGGACTACAGTGGTGCGTGGCTTCAGTTGTTTGAGCAGGTGATGAAATATGGGCGGACGGCAACTGGCGCGGATCATCCGGTGTTTGTGCACAATCGCTATGTAATGGCACCAAGCCCGATCCCACGTTTTGATAATGCAAAGCTTCATCAATCGGAAGCGCTCATCTTATTTGGGGCAGGTCGTGAGAAAAAAATCTATGCGGTGCCGCCATATACCGATGTCCGCTCCCTGGCGTTTGAGGATTATCCTTTTACCACAGAATCATTTGATGGGAAGTGCTGCAAGCTTTGTGGCGCAGACGATGTCTTTTTAGATGAAATCTATGATGAGGTGACGGGTGTGACCGACTATCAGTGCAACGATACGAGCTATTGTATTGAGCAACTGAATGCACAAACCTCACAAAAAGGAGAGGTGGAGCATGCATAG
- a CDS encoding carbon-phosphorus lyase complex subunit PhnI, translating to MGYVAVKGGTNAIKASIEQLQYNRIKGGQLLEVQTILHAMKALVDQVMSESSLYAPELAALAIKQAEGSMEEAVFILRAHRSTLPRLHYTETVETSQMRVSRRISASFKDIPGGQILGATTDYTHRLLDPELQTETHEDILEKITKYQQTQPESENARTYPKVVDYLREQGLFPTYQHDNSAPFDITKQSLTFPAPRSARLQTLTRGQTGAVTSLGYASLRGYGQVHPTVGEVRVGQVPLTIAHPHYADDPYYIGEVEVTEVESFVPTTSGDTLDFEIGYGLCYGQNETKAIAMSILDQCLDHPEAPFPTHDEEFVLLHIDSVEASGFISHLKLPHYVTFQSKLDRAREVRKEQEQS from the coding sequence ATGGGCTATGTTGCGGTAAAAGGAGGGACTAACGCAATTAAGGCATCAATCGAACAGCTACAATACAACCGAATCAAAGGCGGGCAGCTACTAGAGGTTCAGACCATCCTCCACGCAATGAAAGCACTGGTGGATCAGGTGATGTCTGAGAGTAGTCTTTATGCCCCAGAGCTTGCGGCGCTTGCGATTAAGCAGGCGGAGGGCAGCATGGAGGAGGCAGTTTTTATCTTAAGAGCCCACCGCTCGACGCTCCCTCGGCTCCACTATACGGAGACGGTTGAGACAAGCCAAATGCGTGTGTCACGGCGGATTTCGGCGAGCTTCAAAGACATCCCGGGCGGACAAATTCTTGGAGCTACCACGGATTACACGCACCGGCTTCTCGACCCCGAGCTTCAAACGGAAACACACGAGGACATCCTAGAAAAAATCACAAAGTACCAGCAAACCCAACCTGAATCTGAAAACGCACGAACCTATCCAAAAGTGGTGGATTACCTGAGGGAGCAGGGGCTATTCCCAACCTACCAACACGACAACTCGGCTCCTTTTGACATCACAAAGCAAAGCTTAACCTTCCCGGCTCCTCGTAGTGCGAGGCTTCAAACGCTGACAAGAGGGCAGACGGGTGCGGTCACTTCGCTTGGATACGCATCACTTAGAGGGTACGGGCAGGTGCATCCGACGGTGGGAGAGGTTCGCGTTGGGCAGGTTCCGCTAACGATTGCGCATCCGCATTACGCTGATGATCCGTATTATATCGGTGAGGTAGAGGTGACGGAGGTGGAGTCGTTTGTACCAACCACGTCAGGAGATACGCTGGATTTTGAGATTGGATACGGGCTCTGTTACGGGCAAAACGAGACGAAGGCGATAGCGATGAGCATTTTAGATCAGTGTTTGGACCATCCGGAAGCGCCGTTTCCAACGCATGATGAGGAGTTTGTGCTCTTACATATTGATTCGGTTGAGGCTTCAGGCTTTATCTCTCATTTAAAACTGCCGCATTATGTGACGTTCCAATCGAAACTGGATCGTGCGCGCGAGGTACGGAAGGAGCAGGAGCAATCGTGA
- the phnH gene encoding phosphonate C-P lyase system protein PhnH, which yields MQVDMVHDTQRAFRTVLDAMARPGKISRLHNSQNATAMLAHTLLDREVSYHMLPGFDEQLQQTIALHTLAQQVDPSNADFLFISAATPPHHIQEALTEAKNGTLIDPHQSATIIIQTPHISEGTTWRLKGPGIQSTTQLTFHFPPAFHQIRQAKNQEYPLGIDLIIVDTAGQIAAIPRTTLMEEVM from the coding sequence ATGCAGGTGGATATGGTACATGATACGCAACGAGCATTTCGGACGGTGCTGGATGCGATGGCGCGTCCGGGGAAAATTAGCCGTTTGCATAACTCGCAAAACGCAACGGCCATGCTGGCGCACACACTTCTAGATCGGGAAGTAAGCTACCACATGCTCCCGGGCTTCGACGAGCAACTCCAACAAACGATTGCGCTCCACACGCTAGCGCAACAAGTAGATCCAAGCAATGCGGACTTCCTATTCATTTCAGCCGCCACCCCGCCACACCACATTCAAGAGGCACTAACCGAAGCGAAAAATGGAACACTTATCGATCCGCACCAATCTGCAACGATCATCATCCAAACGCCACACATTTCAGAAGGAACAACATGGCGGTTAAAGGGACCGGGGATCCAATCGACCACACAGCTTACATTCCACTTCCCACCCGCATTTCACCAAATCCGCCAAGCTAAAAATCAGGAATACCCGCTCGGCATCGACTTGATCATCGTCGATACGGCCGGGCAAATTGCGGCAATTCCGCGGACGACACTCATGGAGGAGGTTATGTAA
- the phnG gene encoding phosphonate C-P lyase system protein PhnG, translating into MNRLKRTEVLIESPPEVAHQLAEEIIQAYEVIELLAPRQGLAMMKMRESAKNSLFYMGEVLITEAMVEINGSVGIGLIKGAEPTRARDLAIIDAAFVAELPETIAWAQRLHEEAATLKHKRNLEHAQLLKTKVSFDTMST; encoded by the coding sequence ATGAATCGCCTAAAACGGACGGAAGTGTTAATAGAGTCGCCGCCAGAGGTTGCGCACCAGTTGGCGGAGGAAATCATTCAAGCGTACGAGGTCATTGAGCTACTGGCACCGAGGCAGGGGCTCGCGATGATGAAGATGCGGGAGTCGGCGAAGAATTCGCTGTTTTATATGGGTGAGGTGCTGATCACGGAGGCAATGGTGGAGATTAACGGCAGTGTTGGCATCGGCCTTATTAAAGGGGCGGAACCAACACGGGCACGCGACTTGGCAATCATCGACGCGGCGTTTGTGGCCGAGCTTCCGGAAACGATAGCCTGGGCGCAACGTCTACATGAGGAAGCAGCCACCCTCAAACACAAAAGAAACCTCGAACACGCACAGTTACTAAAAACAAAGGTGTCTTTTGACACGATGAGTACATAG